A single genomic interval of Streptomyces sp. 1222.5 harbors:
- a CDS encoding ABC transporter permease, whose product MPFVNWLKRNLVVIAGLCTLAYLLLPNIVVTVFSFNKPKGRFNYEWQQFSTAAWKDPCGVADMCGSLSLSLQIAFWATVGATLLGTMIAFALVRYRFRARSAVNSLIFLPMAMPEVVMAASLLTLFLNMGAQLGFWTILIAHIMFCLSFVVVAVKARVMSMDPRLEEAARDLYAGPAQTFLRVTLPIAAPGIAAGALLSFALSFDDFIITNFNAGSTVTFPMFVWGSAQRGTPVQINVIGTAMFLLAVLFVLTSMVISNRRNKQKA is encoded by the coding sequence ATGCCCTTCGTCAACTGGCTCAAGCGCAATCTCGTCGTCATCGCCGGGCTCTGCACACTCGCCTACCTCCTGCTGCCGAACATCGTCGTCACGGTGTTCTCCTTCAACAAGCCGAAGGGGCGCTTCAATTACGAGTGGCAGCAGTTCTCGACTGCCGCCTGGAAGGACCCGTGCGGTGTCGCCGACATGTGCGGCTCGCTCTCCCTCAGCCTCCAGATCGCCTTCTGGGCGACGGTCGGCGCCACGCTCCTCGGCACCATGATCGCCTTCGCGCTGGTCCGCTACCGCTTCCGCGCGCGCTCCGCCGTGAACTCGCTGATCTTCCTGCCGATGGCCATGCCCGAGGTCGTCATGGCGGCCTCACTGCTCACGCTGTTCCTGAACATGGGCGCGCAGCTCGGCTTCTGGACGATCCTGATCGCGCACATCATGTTCTGCCTCAGCTTCGTCGTCGTCGCGGTCAAGGCCCGCGTGATGTCGATGGACCCGCGCCTGGAGGAGGCGGCCCGCGACCTGTACGCCGGCCCCGCGCAGACCTTCCTGCGAGTCACCCTGCCCATCGCGGCACCCGGCATCGCCGCGGGCGCGCTGCTCTCCTTCGCGCTCTCCTTCGACGATTTCATCATCACCAATTTCAACGCCGGTTCGACCGTCACGTTCCCCATGTTCGTGTGGGGTTCGGCGCAGCGCGGAACGCCCGTGCAGATCAATGTCATCGGTACGGCCATGTTCCTCCTCGCCGTACTGTTCGTCCTGACCTCGATGGTCATCAGCAATCGCCGCAACAAGCAAAAGGCATAA
- a CDS encoding ABC transporter permease translates to MSTLQEAPPPLAAAEPAKKPARKRGRFTPYWLLLPGLLWLIVFFALPMIYQASTSVQTGSLEDGYKVTWHFATYWDALAEYWPQFLRSVFYAAAATVLCLLLGYPLAYLIAFRAGRWKNLIMILVIAPFFTSFLIRTLAWKTILADNGPVVHALNSLHILDLTAWIGWTAGDRVLATPLAVVCGLTYNFLPFMILPLYTSLERIDGRLHEAAGDLYAKPWTTFRKVTFPLSMPGVVSGTLLTFIPAAGDYVNAELLGSTDTRMIGNVIQTQFLRILDYPTAAALSFILMAAILAMVTIYIRRSGTEDLV, encoded by the coding sequence ATGTCGACGCTCCAAGAAGCGCCCCCGCCCCTCGCGGCCGCGGAACCCGCGAAGAAGCCCGCGCGCAAGCGCGGCCGGTTCACCCCGTACTGGCTGCTGCTGCCCGGCCTGCTGTGGCTGATCGTCTTCTTCGCGCTGCCGATGATCTACCAGGCCTCCACCTCCGTGCAGACGGGCTCCCTGGAGGACGGCTACAAGGTCACCTGGCACTTCGCGACCTACTGGGACGCCCTCGCCGAGTACTGGCCGCAGTTCCTGCGCTCGGTGTTCTACGCCGCCGCCGCGACCGTCCTGTGCCTGCTGCTGGGCTACCCGCTCGCGTACCTGATCGCCTTCCGCGCCGGCCGCTGGAAGAACCTGATCATGATCCTGGTGATCGCGCCGTTCTTCACCAGCTTCCTGATCCGCACGCTGGCCTGGAAGACGATCCTCGCGGACAACGGCCCGGTCGTGCACGCCCTGAACTCGCTGCACATCCTGGACCTCACCGCCTGGATCGGCTGGACGGCCGGCGACCGCGTCCTCGCCACACCGCTGGCGGTCGTCTGCGGTCTGACGTACAACTTCCTGCCGTTCATGATCCTGCCGCTCTACACCTCGCTGGAGCGGATCGACGGGCGGCTGCACGAGGCGGCCGGCGACCTGTACGCCAAGCCGTGGACCACCTTCCGCAAGGTGACCTTCCCGCTGTCGATGCCCGGTGTGGTCTCGGGAACCCTGCTGACCTTCATTCCGGCGGCCGGCGACTACGTCAACGCCGAACTCCTCGGCTCCACCGACACCCGCATGATCGGAAACGTGATCCAGACGCAGTTCCTGCGCATCCTGGACTATCCGACGGCGGCCGCGCTCTCCTTCATCCTCATGGCCGCGATCCTGGCCATGGTCACGATCTACATCCGCCGGTCCGGGACGGAGGATCTGGTTTAA
- a CDS encoding ABC transporter ATP-binding protein, which yields MTTMKTTPDNSGDVRLSGISKTYGAFTAVQPLDLTVPQGSFFALLGASGCGKTTTLRMIAGLEEPSSGTVHLGDQDVTHLPPYKRPVNTVFQSYALFPHLDIFENVAFGLRRRGLKSVKKQVEDMLELVQLGEQARKKPHQLSGGQQQRVAVARALINHPKVLLLDEPLGALDLKLRRQMQLELKRIQTEVGITFVHVTHDQEEAMTMADTVAVMNAGRVEQLGAPTDLYENPQTTFVANFLGTSNLIEAEIDTKNGDDIVLKAGGGKLVLPEARCSAPTTAGGKVLVGIRPEKIALTHADDAGEIPAGRNRLTGKIADASFIGVSTQYVIDTPVCDEFAVYVQNVERDGRLLPGADVVLHWSPAHTFGLDAAQDIDAGVETVEEEAA from the coding sequence GTGACGACGATGAAGACGACACCAGACAACAGCGGCGACGTCCGCCTCTCCGGTATCTCCAAGACGTACGGTGCCTTCACCGCCGTACAGCCGCTGGACCTGACCGTGCCGCAGGGCTCCTTCTTCGCTCTGCTCGGTGCCTCCGGCTGCGGCAAGACCACCACACTGCGCATGATCGCCGGCCTGGAGGAACCTTCCTCCGGGACGGTGCACCTGGGTGACCAGGACGTCACCCACCTGCCGCCGTACAAGCGGCCGGTCAACACGGTCTTCCAGTCCTACGCCCTCTTCCCGCACCTCGACATCTTCGAGAACGTCGCCTTCGGCCTGCGCCGCCGCGGCCTGAAGAGCGTGAAGAAGCAGGTGGAGGACATGCTGGAACTGGTCCAGCTCGGCGAGCAGGCGCGGAAGAAACCCCACCAGCTATCCGGCGGCCAGCAGCAGCGCGTCGCCGTGGCCCGGGCGCTGATCAACCACCCGAAGGTGCTCCTCCTCGACGAGCCCCTCGGCGCCCTCGACCTGAAGCTGCGCCGCCAGATGCAGCTGGAGCTCAAGCGCATCCAGACCGAGGTCGGCATCACCTTCGTCCACGTCACGCACGACCAGGAGGAGGCCATGACCATGGCCGACACGGTCGCCGTGATGAACGCGGGCCGCGTGGAGCAGCTCGGCGCGCCCACCGACCTGTACGAGAACCCGCAGACCACCTTCGTCGCCAACTTCCTCGGCACCTCCAACCTCATCGAGGCGGAGATCGACACGAAGAACGGTGACGACATCGTGCTCAAGGCCGGCGGCGGCAAGCTGGTGCTGCCCGAGGCGCGCTGTTCGGCGCCGACGACGGCCGGCGGCAAGGTGCTGGTCGGCATCCGCCCCGAGAAGATCGCGCTCACCCACGCCGACGACGCGGGGGAGATCCCGGCGGGCCGCAACCGCCTCACCGGCAAGATCGCCGACGCCAGCTTCATCGGCGTCTCCACGCAGTACGTGATCGACACCCCGGTCTGCGACGAGTTCGCGGTGTACGTGCAGAACGTCGAGCGCGACGGCCGTCTCCTGCCCGGCGCCGACGTCGTCCTGCACTGGAGCCCGGCCCACACCTTCGGCCTGGACGCGGCCCAGGACATCGACGCCGGCGTGGAGACCGTCGAGGAAGAGGCCGCGTGA
- a CDS encoding spermidine/putrescine ABC transporter substrate-binding protein: MEQYEPDRLTPAQVAAMRRSLRNGRAAMTRRSLLRVSAGGALAAGGIGALSGCGIPAAGKTAGGMSAQDHSAQEKVVNFSNWTEYIDVDDKAKGHPTLDTFRRRTGITVKYTEDINDNNEFFGKIKPQLAAGQDTGRDILVLTDWLAARLIRLGWVQKLDPSNLPHAYTNLSPQFRDPDWDPGRAYSYPWQGISTVIAYNKKALDGVEVRSVSDLLDNPKLKGRVGFLSEMRDSVGMTLLDMGKDPAKFTDDDFDAAIARLQKAVDRGQIRRFTGNDYTSDLTKGDLAACVAWAGDVVQLKADSPDVDFVIPDSGYMTSTDNMCVPNKARHKTNAERLIDFYYEPEQAAALAAYINYVSPVEGVKPYLAKIDKDAANNPLIVPDKAMQAKSHAFRSLSPKEETAYEEKFAKLTGA, encoded by the coding sequence ATGGAGCAGTACGAGCCCGACCGCCTGACCCCGGCCCAAGTGGCCGCCATGCGCCGCAGCCTGCGCAACGGCCGGGCCGCCATGACCCGCCGATCGCTGCTGCGGGTGTCCGCGGGCGGTGCGCTCGCGGCCGGCGGTATCGGGGCGCTGAGCGGCTGCGGCATCCCCGCCGCGGGCAAGACCGCGGGCGGCATGTCCGCCCAGGACCACTCGGCGCAGGAGAAGGTGGTGAACTTCTCCAACTGGACCGAGTACATCGACGTCGACGACAAGGCCAAGGGCCACCCGACGCTCGACACCTTCCGCCGGCGGACCGGCATCACGGTCAAGTACACCGAGGACATCAACGACAACAACGAGTTCTTCGGCAAGATCAAGCCGCAGCTCGCCGCGGGCCAGGACACCGGCCGGGACATCCTCGTCCTCACCGACTGGCTGGCCGCCCGGCTGATACGCCTCGGCTGGGTCCAGAAACTGGACCCGTCCAACCTGCCGCACGCCTACACCAACCTCTCGCCCCAGTTCCGTGACCCGGACTGGGACCCCGGGCGGGCGTACTCGTACCCCTGGCAGGGCATCTCGACCGTGATCGCCTACAACAAGAAGGCGCTCGACGGCGTCGAGGTGCGGTCGGTCTCCGACCTGCTCGACAACCCGAAGCTCAAGGGACGCGTCGGCTTCCTGTCGGAGATGCGCGACTCCGTGGGCATGACCCTGCTCGACATGGGCAAGGACCCGGCGAAGTTCACCGACGACGACTTCGACGCGGCGATCGCCCGTCTGCAGAAGGCCGTCGACAGGGGGCAGATCCGCCGCTTCACGGGCAACGACTACACGTCCGACCTCACCAAGGGCGACCTCGCGGCCTGTGTCGCCTGGGCGGGCGACGTGGTCCAGCTCAAGGCGGACAGCCCGGACGTGGACTTCGTGATCCCGGACAGCGGCTACATGACGTCGACCGACAACATGTGCGTCCCCAACAAGGCGCGGCACAAGACGAACGCCGAGCGGCTGATCGACTTCTACTACGAGCCCGAGCAGGCCGCCGCGCTCGCCGCCTACATCAACTACGTGTCTCCGGTCGAGGGCGTGAAGCCCTACCTTGCGAAGATCGACAAGGACGCGGCGAACAATCCGCTGATCGTTCCGGACAAGGCCATGCAGGCGAAGTCCCATGCCTTCCGCTCCCTGAGCCCGAAGGAAGAGACGGCCTACGAAGAGAAGTTCGCGAAGCTCACAGGGGCGTGA
- a CDS encoding gamma-aminobutyraldehyde dehydrogenase, with protein MHNPGSVTPERFPAQDRFADGAQFIAGRLTKGTSGRTHTVVDPATGEEVYTYELAGPDDVDAAVAAARAAFPGWSGATPGERSDALHRFAAVLADRAEDFARAESLQCGKPLKLTREFDVPGTVDNTAFFAGAARHLQGQSAGEYSGDHTSYVRREAIGVVGSIAPWNYPLQMAAWKILPAIAAGNTIVLKPAELTPLTSLLFAQAATDAGIPDGVVNIVTGTGREAGEHLVGHPDVVMTSFTGSTAVGKRVAEVATATVKRLHLELGGKAPFVVFDDADLEAAVHGAVAGALINTGQDCTAATRAYVQRPLYEAFVERTAALMETVRLGDPFAPGTDLGPLISHVQRDRVAGFVDRARACARVVTGGEAPEGDLAAGAYYRPTLIADAAQDSEIVQSEIFGPVLVVLPFDSDDEGIGLANDTPYGLAASAWSSNVYRANRATREIKAGCVWINDHIPIISEMPHGGYKASGFGKDMSAYSFEEYTQVKHVMFDNTAQSRKDWHRTIFGDR; from the coding sequence ATGCACAACCCGGGCAGCGTCACCCCGGAACGATTTCCCGCACAGGACCGTTTCGCCGACGGCGCGCAGTTCATCGCCGGCCGGCTGACCAAGGGCACCTCGGGCCGCACCCACACCGTGGTCGACCCGGCCACCGGCGAGGAGGTGTACACCTACGAGCTGGCCGGCCCCGACGACGTCGACGCGGCCGTGGCCGCCGCACGCGCGGCCTTCCCGGGCTGGTCCGGCGCCACCCCGGGTGAGCGCTCCGACGCGCTGCACCGGTTCGCCGCCGTGCTCGCCGACCGCGCCGAGGACTTCGCCCGCGCCGAGTCCCTCCAGTGCGGCAAGCCGCTGAAGCTCACCCGCGAGTTCGACGTGCCGGGGACCGTCGACAACACCGCGTTCTTCGCGGGCGCCGCCCGGCACCTGCAGGGGCAGTCCGCCGGTGAGTACTCCGGCGACCACACGTCGTACGTACGGCGCGAGGCCATCGGTGTCGTCGGGTCGATCGCGCCGTGGAACTACCCGCTGCAGATGGCCGCCTGGAAGATCCTCCCGGCGATCGCCGCGGGCAACACCATCGTGCTGAAGCCGGCCGAGCTGACGCCGCTCACCTCGCTGCTCTTCGCGCAGGCCGCGACGGACGCGGGCATCCCGGACGGGGTCGTCAACATCGTCACGGGGACCGGCAGGGAGGCCGGCGAGCACCTCGTCGGGCACCCCGACGTCGTCATGACCTCCTTCACCGGGTCCACTGCGGTCGGCAAGCGCGTCGCCGAGGTCGCCACCGCCACCGTCAAGCGGCTGCACCTGGAGCTGGGCGGCAAGGCCCCCTTCGTCGTCTTCGACGACGCCGACCTGGAGGCCGCCGTCCACGGAGCCGTGGCCGGTGCGCTCATCAACACCGGGCAGGACTGCACGGCCGCCACGCGCGCGTACGTGCAGCGCCCGCTGTACGAGGCCTTCGTCGAGCGGACGGCCGCGCTGATGGAGACCGTACGGCTCGGGGACCCCTTCGCCCCCGGCACCGACCTCGGACCGCTCATCTCGCACGTCCAGCGGGACCGGGTCGCCGGGTTCGTGGACCGCGCGCGGGCCTGCGCGCGCGTGGTGACCGGCGGCGAAGCGCCCGAGGGCGACCTGGCGGCCGGCGCCTACTACCGGCCCACCCTGATCGCCGACGCCGCGCAGGACAGCGAGATCGTCCAGTCGGAGATCTTCGGTCCTGTACTGGTCGTCCTGCCTTTCGACAGTGATGATGAGGGCATCGGGCTGGCCAACGACACTCCGTACGGCCTCGCCGCCTCCGCGTGGAGCAGCAACGTCTACCGGGCGAACCGGGCCACCCGCGAGATCAAGGCCGGATGCGTCTGGATCAACGACCACATCCCGATCATCAGTGAGATGCCGCACGGCGGCTACAAGGCGTCCGGCTTCGGCAAGGACATGTCGGCGTACTCGTTCGAGGAGTACACGCAGGTCAAGCACGTAATGTTCGACAACACCGCACAGTCCCGCAAGGACTGGCACCGCACGATCTTCGGGGACCGGTAG
- a CDS encoding NADAR family protein, producing the protein MGKIDGVDALIREVRAGARIRYLHFWGHRPRPDGTIGASCLSQWWPSPFVVDGVHYATAEHWMMAAKARLFGDAEAERRVLAATHPAEAKKAGRLVRGFDDAAWERERFRIVVEGSVHKFAADDALRMYLLGTGARVLVEASPVDRIWGIGLAADDQAAFDPERWRGPNLLGFALMEARERLAGAGA; encoded by the coding sequence ATGGGGAAGATCGACGGGGTTGACGCCCTGATCAGGGAGGTCCGGGCGGGGGCGCGGATCAGGTATCTGCACTTCTGGGGGCACCGGCCGCGGCCGGACGGCACGATCGGCGCGAGCTGTCTCAGCCAGTGGTGGCCGTCACCGTTCGTGGTGGACGGCGTGCACTACGCGACGGCCGAGCACTGGATGATGGCCGCCAAGGCCCGGCTGTTCGGGGACGCGGAGGCGGAGCGCCGGGTGCTGGCCGCCACGCACCCCGCGGAGGCCAAGAAGGCCGGGCGGCTGGTCCGCGGCTTCGACGACGCGGCGTGGGAGCGGGAGCGCTTCCGGATCGTGGTCGAGGGCAGCGTGCACAAGTTCGCGGCCGACGACGCCCTCCGTATGTACCTGCTGGGCACCGGCGCCCGGGTCCTGGTGGAGGCCAGTCCCGTGGACCGTATATGGGGCATCGGCCTCGCCGCGGACGACCAGGCGGCCTTCGACCCGGAGCGATGGCGCGGCCCGAACCTGCTGGGCTTCGCACTGATGGAGGCGCGGGAGAGACTGGCGGGCGCGGGGGCCTGA
- a CDS encoding DUF4190 domain-containing protein, which translates to MSDEVPQSTPPEQPTGAGPVPPRVSLGKEADAPAPVRDSVPGSGDVRDSVPPADRPAAPEYGSAAAGQPGSFAAGHQGSGPTPAVSAPAPGSVHDQQTLISAPGAPGSAAGAAPAPWATPAGPTAPRDNPYAAPDNGYAPSAHPYAPAADPYAAPANPYAPPSGPAAPQAGPPVSPAGPSAPQASAPPRNPFAPPAPSAAGSYPPPAAPANPFAPPSAAATGNPFAPPAPAAPHGGAEAVPPPPIAPDGPGQVPYGYPGGPAGYGYPGQPQPQSPYGGPYPAPNGYGWPGMQAPPSDGMGTASLVLGILASVGFLLWPVALVLGVLAIIFGAIGRGKANRGEATNPGVALAGIICGVAGIVLVLGLFAFVIAFAI; encoded by the coding sequence ATGTCCGACGAGGTGCCGCAGTCCACGCCACCGGAGCAGCCCACCGGAGCGGGGCCGGTGCCGCCTCGGGTGTCCCTGGGCAAGGAGGCCGACGCCCCGGCACCGGTGCGGGACTCGGTCCCGGGCTCCGGCGACGTGCGGGACTCCGTTCCGCCCGCGGACCGGCCGGCCGCGCCTGAGTACGGCTCGGCGGCCGCGGGACAGCCGGGCTCCTTCGCGGCGGGACATCAGGGATCCGGGCCGACCCCCGCCGTCTCCGCCCCGGCCCCCGGGTCCGTGCACGACCAGCAGACGCTCATATCCGCGCCCGGAGCGCCGGGAAGCGCCGCCGGTGCCGCGCCCGCGCCATGGGCCACTCCGGCGGGTCCGACGGCACCCCGGGACAACCCGTACGCGGCCCCGGACAACGGGTACGCGCCCTCGGCACATCCGTACGCGCCGGCGGCAGACCCGTACGCAGCCCCGGCGAACCCGTACGCACCTCCGTCCGGACCCGCCGCGCCCCAGGCCGGTCCCCCTGTCTCCCCGGCCGGTCCGTCCGCGCCCCAGGCATCCGCGCCTCCGCGGAATCCGTTCGCCCCGCCGGCTCCCTCGGCCGCCGGTTCGTACCCGCCGCCCGCCGCCCCGGCGAACCCCTTCGCCCCGCCGTCCGCGGCGGCGACCGGAAACCCCTTCGCCCCGCCGGCGCCCGCCGCGCCGCACGGGGGAGCCGAAGCGGTACCTCCGCCGCCCATCGCCCCCGACGGCCCCGGACAGGTGCCGTACGGGTATCCGGGCGGGCCCGCGGGATACGGCTACCCCGGGCAGCCGCAGCCCCAGTCTCCCTACGGCGGCCCTTACCCGGCCCCGAACGGCTACGGCTGGCCCGGTATGCAGGCGCCCCCGAGCGACGGCATGGGTACGGCCTCGCTGGTGCTGGGCATCCTGGCGTCGGTCGGCTTCCTGCTCTGGCCGGTGGCCCTGGTGCTGGGTGTCCTGGCGATCATCTTCGGCGCGATCGGCCGCGGTAAGGCCAACCGGGGCGAGGCGACCAACCCGGGCGTGGCCCTGGCCGGCATCATCTGCGGAGTCGCGGGCATCGTCCTCGTCCTCGGACTGTTCGCCTTCGTCATCGCGTTCGCCATCTGA